In Salvelinus alpinus chromosome 32, SLU_Salpinus.1, whole genome shotgun sequence, the sequence CTCCAGTCACTTCTTGTTGATCCACATAGAGTCCTGGAGTATCTGAACACAATGGAGATAAGTTGTGATATGATGAGTCAGATAAAAGCACACACCGATATGATTGGGAGATTTCCTAAAGTCACCATTGTTATAGATATTGTCAAAGATATACCAGCCCCTATAAAATAACACAGAAGTGAATGATCTCATTACAGCAATATGCAACTATGGATTTCAATAAAATGCTGAAAGAAATTTGTAAGACAAATGTACTTATTTTGTGCCTTTTTGCATTGAAGCCATTTTTAATAATCAAATAATATATTCAAGATGAAATTAAATAAATTATTTGTTTACGCCTCCTGGGTCAGAACAGACTATGTTTGATAAAGCATATTTTGCTGTATCATTGGAAAAACCAGCATTGTGTTCAATCCTATTTTATAAATCAGCAATATTCCTCTGTGGATTTAATTGGTGAAAGTATTTGTGATTGTCTCCTACAGCTACACAGGGAAAAGTAAAACACTCATCAACAGGTTGTCCATGCAACATTACTGAGCACTATTCATCTGCATTACTGGATATGCAAGCAGTGCATCTTACCTGGAGTAACAGATAGCTGCAGTTGAACCCCCTCATCTGCCTTGTTCTTCCTCTCCACAATACACCAGTAATAATCAGAATCACGAGGACTAAGACTTGTCATGGTCACAGTGAAGATTCGCTGGTTGATGTCATCAGAGATTGAGGTCTTTCCACTGGTCATAGGATGGTCAGTGCGTACTACAGTAGAGCAACCAAGGATACTAGATCCCCTACACCAGTACTTCACACTGTTTCTATATCTCAGATCATAGAGACACGGGATGGTGATGGAGCCTCCTTGCTTTACAGACACAAGACTCACTCTGGACACACTCTGTGTATCtgtagacaaaacaacaaacaacaaacagTTTTGAATTAAAACATTTTACTCAACAAGTCCCACCAGCTTATCAACCAAATTACTTTGGAAATTTGGCCAAATGTGGTTGTGACAGCAGATAATGACTGAGATATCTACTTTAAGTGCTGATGTTGTCACACCCAAGTCTAGCCATGATCAGAGGCAACACTTTGACCATTAAAATCATACTTATCTTTGACATACTACACCCCTAAACTAAGAAGACATCTCTAGTTTCAATTAATTAATAGTGGtgtttgaaaagaataatgagtTGAAGTTGTTGTAATATTTTGTATATTGTAAAATACTCTGGATGGTTGTTCTgatactgtactactgtagtacaaccttgaacatatatttttttaaatgttagtgTATAATATGTTACTAAACATTTGTTAGAAAACACGTAGGTATGAATATTTGTAATCTACAAATATATTTGTAGACATGGGAGCTTTTGCCTTTTCTATTTCATAATTTTTTACTGAAAAAAAAGAGAACTGCTGAAAAAGACATATGTTGAATGTGGAGACCTATCATTAAAAACAGCTCTCATCAACACATCAGACCAAATATGACAATGCACAATGTGACTACCATGTCCTTGGGCAAAGTAGACAGAACGCTACAAGTCCAATGAATGTCAGAATGTACTCAGTGTCTGATTTGGAGGAACTGAGCCCTGATACTAACATCAATGAAGAAACGGTGTACCCTCTCTTACCTGAAAGTCCAGTGAGGAAGAAAATGATGTGCAGGACAAGGAGGAGATGTGAAGCCATGAGTGGatgagagagagcgtgtgtgttcAGGTAATTGTGACCTGGTGTGTGTCTTCTACTTCCCGATTCACACATAGACATCACTGTCTTTAACGCAACTCTGTGCCCTGCGCAACATCCTGGTGAAATAGAGGTTGAACCTGACGACGACCAACATGGTCAAAACGttgcaaataaaaaaaaaattggttggGAGCATCAAACAAAGATAGAACATTGCTTCTATAATGATGCAAATGCACATTGGTTCATATGCAATTGTATACGTAGGGCTTGTAAAATAGAGCCTGGTCTCAATGGTAACTCCCTGCTTAATTAAtggtaaaatatataaatatgatACGACTGCCTTTAAAACCTcttcgggctagggggcagtattttcacatccggatgaaaagcgtgcccaaagtaaactgcctgctaatcAGGCCcataagctaggatatgcatataattggtagatttagatagaaaacactctaaagttcctatcgtttccactagatgtcaacagtctttagaaattggttgatgtttttcctttgcgTAATGAAGGCtcgagtctagtgtactgtttgttagaggcgtgcGACCTGAAAgcacgctccactttgttttcgtccggtattgaacacagtttatcccgtcttaaattttattgattatttacattaaaaaatacctaaagttgtattaggaaagttgtttgaaatgtttggaacaTGTTTACAGGTAACCTactagatattttgtagtcatgttgcacgagttggaaccagtgtttttctggatcaaacgcgccaaataaatggacattttggatatataacgacggaatttatcgaacaaaaggaccgtttgtgatgtttatgggacattttggagtgccaacaaaataagatcttcaaaggtaaggcatgaattacaggtatatcgttatttctgagttttgtgtcgcgcccagctggttgaaatatgaatgtcatgtgtttgtttggtggggtgctatcctcagataatcgcatagtttgcattcgccgtaaagcctttttgaaatctgacatgttggctggattaacaacaagtgtagttttaatttggtgtattgcatgtgtgatttcatgaaagtttaatatttatagcaatttaatttgaatttggcccTCTGCCATTTCGAAGGATGTTGTTGAGGTGTTCCGCTTGCGGAACATCTAGCCGTAACAGGTTTTAACATCTGAATTTGTTTGTGGTTTATTCCCCATCTTCAATTCACTGACAAACTCAGTAATTAACGGAGTCCTCACTTTAACATGATTCTTATTATTTTTAtactcctcctctactcctcacGCATAATAAACACCACAACGGTTTTCTatattttatactttttaaaTTATTCatctttttgtcctccatccactTTCATGGGATTTCCTCAACATTCTAAAGGCGCCATTGTGATGTCATAACTTCCAACATTCTATTCTATTCACTGTAAACACCAACtgttgacacaaatcagctaattTGACCACTTTTCCAACAACTTAGACAAAAAGCTGGAGCGCatgaaatcttcctctacttctctgctattcaaatTGGAAATTGGAAACAAAAATATTGTCTACCGATCAAACAATACAGCTGTTTTGCTAACAACGACATTTCCTCTAACTTCTTATAAACAACTGAAATGTTTACCACTTTTCCAACAGATTAGAC encodes:
- the LOC139562610 gene encoding polymeric immunoglobulin receptor-like, whose product is MSMCESGSRRHTPGHNYLNTHALSHPLMASHLLLVLHIIFFLTGLSDTQSVSRVSLVSVKQGGSITIPCLYDLRYRNSVKYWCRGSSILGCSTVVRTDHPMTSGKTSISDDINQRIFTVTMTSLSPRDSDYYWCIVERKNKADEGVQLQLSVTPDTPGLYVDQQEVTGVEGQNVTVRCYYSEAGARGSWCRMGGGGKCLLNSGTLDRTSVTLHQQTNIVTNGNVLTVIMSALRMVDTGWYRCANRDYQMPVHITVNQQTTKQHTTTFTQDISAGKSGESAVSSQPSVSNIQTLERTFFYLLKVGNALLFLLCNIIGVVKFRKNRHQADTNDV